The following is a genomic window from bacterium.
TAGCGATGAGTTGGTTGGTCTATCGCCTAACTAATTCAGCCTTGTTATTGGGATTAGTGGGTTTTGCCGGTCAAATTCCTACCTTGCTTTTTGGTTTTATCGCTGGGGTATTGGTTGACAGATATAGCCGCCATCACATCTTGATAGTAACTCAAATCCTGTCTATGATTCAGGCTTTAATGCTGGCGTTTCTTGTTCTAACAGGAAATATCCAGATTTGGCAGATAATAGGCTTATGTATATTTATTGGTTTGGTCAATGCCTTTGATATGCCCGCCCGACAGGCGTTTACAGTTGAATTAGTTGAAAAAAAAGAGGATTTAGGGAATGCCATTGCCTTAAATTCTTCAATGTTTAATCTCGCCCGATTGGTAGGACCATCTATAGCTGGTGTGCTCATTGTTTATAGTGGTGAAGGGATATGCTTTTTTATTAACGCTATAACTTATCTCGGGGTAATTGCTTCACTCTTCATGTTAAAGATTAAACCCAAAGAGACGAAAATAGAAACCTCACATATTGGACAAGAAATGAAAGAAGGGTTTAATTATGTCTTTGGATTTGCACCTATCAAGTGCATTATTTTACTCCTTGGATTAATGAGTTTAATTGGGATGTCTTATGTAGTGCTGATGCCTATTTTTGCCAAAGATATTCTTCAAGGAGGACCTCAAACACTGGGTTTTCTGATGGCGGCTTCAGGGATAGGTGCTTTGTTAGGTGGTATTTATCTTGCCTCTCGAAAAAGTGTTCTTGGGCTAAAGAAGATTATTCCCCTATCAACTACCATCTTTGGTCTTGGAATTATTGCCTTTTCACAATCCAAAGTTCTATGGTTATCGCTGATATTAATGTTAGTATCTGGTTTTGGAATGATGTTGCAAATGGCATCGGCTAACACCATTATTCAGACTATTGTTGATGATGATAAGCGGGGACGCGTTATGGCTGTTTATACCATAGCCTTTATGGGGATGTTACCTTTTGGCAGTTTATTAGCCGGTGGATTAGGCAGTAAAATAGGTGCTTCCAATACACTATTGATAAGTGGAGTCTCTTGTATTTTAGGAGCATTCTTCTTTGCCAGAAAACTTCCTCTGATGAAGGAAATGGTTCAACCAATATATGTTCGAATGGG
Proteins encoded in this region:
- a CDS encoding MFS transporter, with protein sequence MSNNSFSQENGLKLLFRAFRYRNYSLFFAGQSISLIGIWMQGIAMSWLVYRLTNSALLLGLVGFAGQIPTLLFGFIAGVLVDRYSRHHILIVTQILSMIQALMLAFLVLTGNIQIWQIIGLCIFIGLVNAFDMPARQAFTVELVEKKEDLGNAIALNSSMFNLARLVGPSIAGVLIVYSGEGICFFINAITYLGVIASLFMLKIKPKETKIETSHIGQEMKEGFNYVFGFAPIKCIILLLGLMSLIGMSYVVLMPIFAKDILQGGPQTLGFLMAASGIGALLGGIYLASRKSVLGLKKIIPLSTTIFGLGIIAFSQSKVLWLSLILMLVSGFGMMLQMASANTIIQTIVDDDKRGRVMAVYTIAFMGMLPFGSLLAGGLGSKIGASNTLLISGVSCILGAFFFARKLPLMKEMVQPIYVRMGIIPEYTQIN